CAGCCCAACGTCGAGCGGCTGCTCGTCTTCCAGCGCACGGCCCCCTGGGTCTCGCCGAAGGTCGACCGCCACATCGGCCCCGTCGAGCGCCGGGTCCTCTCCGCCGTCCCGGCGATCGCCAAGGCGCTGCGCGCCAACCAGTTCGCCTACCGCGAGGCCGCGCACTACCCCGTGATGCGCCGCAAGCGCGCCGTGGCCAAGACCGTCGAGGCGCTCACTCGGGCGATCATGTGCATTCAGGTCCGCGACCCCGAGCTGCGCCGCCGGCTGCAGCCCGACTTCGAGGTCGGCTGCAAGCGGATCCTGATGTCCAACACCTGGTACTCGACGCTGGCCAAGCCCAACGTCGACGTCGTCACGGAGCGCATCGAGCGCATCACCCCCACGGGCCTGCGCACCGCCGACGGCGTCGACCACCACGTCGACGCGATCGTGCTGGGCACCGGCTTCCACATCTTCGACGCGGAGATCGCCCACCGCGTGCACGGCCGCGACGGGCGGTCGCTGGCCGAGGCGTGGGGCGACCAGCCGCGGGTCTTCCGCGGCACGACGGTCGCCGGCTTCCCCAACATGTTCCGCTTCGCCAGCGTCGGCAGCGGCCTGGGCCACGGCTCGATGGTCTGGCAGATGGAGGCCCAGGCGGCCTACGTCGTCGACGCCCTGCGCACGCTCGACGAGCGCGGGATGGCCAGCGCGGAGGTCCGCGCCGACGCGGTCGACGCGTACTTCGACGACGTGCTGGAGGGCCTGCGGACCTCGGTGTGGATGGGCGGCGGCTGTCGCTCCTGGTACCAGGACGCCTCCGGCGCGCCGACGGTCCTGTGGCCGAAGTCGATGACGGAGTACCGGCGCATGACGCGCCGCTTCGACGCCGAGAGCTACGAGCTGCGACCGGCCGCCGTCGGCGCGCAGCGCGAGGCGGTGACGGCGTGAGCTCGTCGTCCTGGAGCGGGCGCAAGCGCGTCGACGGCCAGCGCCTCGGGCCGCTGCTCGCCGCGCTCAGCGGCCCGACGACCCCGGTCCTGCACGCCGCGTCCAAGCACCCGCTGGCGCCGGTGCGCGCGCTGCTGGACCGGACGTTCGCGCTGGTGGGCGGGCCGCGTGGCCACGGCGTCGACGAGACCGACCTCGAGGTCTCCGGCGGGGGCGGGGCGCGCATCCCGGCGCGGCTCTACACCCCGGTGGGCATCGGCGCGAGCGCCCCGCTGCTCGTCTTCACCCACGGCGGCGGGTTCGTCGTCGGCTCGATCGACTCCCACGGGCGCGGCTGCCGGCTGACCGCCCGCGAGGCGCGCTGCAAGGTGCTGTCCGTCGGCTACCGCAAGGCGCCCGAGAACCCCTTCCCCGGACCGCTGGACGACGCGGTCGCGGCCTTCCGCTGGGCGGTGATGAACGCCCACGCGCTCGGGGTCGACCGGCAGCGCATCGCCGTCGGCGGCGACAGCGCCGGCGGCAACCTCGCCGCGGGCGTCTGCGTCGCGACGGCCGGCGACGACGTGCGCCCCGCAGCGGCGTGGCTCGTCTACCCCTTCGTCGACGCCGACATCCGGAGCTTCGCGTCGGGCCGGACGTTCGCCGAGGGCC
The DNA window shown above is from Conexibacter sp. SYSU D00693 and carries:
- a CDS encoding NAD(P)/FAD-dependent oxidoreductase; the encoded protein is MSTQTEGRVTTTRVAIIGAGLSGIAAAVNLKDAGIDDFVLLERAGDVGGVWRDNTYPGAACDTPSHLYSFSFATNPGWRRSYGRQAQIHQYTREVVDRHGLRAHLRLDHEVLDASWDDDAQQWVVTTPGETVRARVLLDCAGPLVEPSLPAIEGLESFDGPMFHSARWDHDVALAGKRVAVIGTGASAVQFVPELQPNVERLLVFQRTAPWVSPKVDRHIGPVERRVLSAVPAIAKALRANQFAYREAAHYPVMRRKRAVAKTVEALTRAIMCIQVRDPELRRRLQPDFEVGCKRILMSNTWYSTLAKPNVDVVTERIERITPTGLRTADGVDHHVDAIVLGTGFHIFDAEIAHRVHGRDGRSLAEAWGDQPRVFRGTTVAGFPNMFRFASVGSGLGHGSMVWQMEAQAAYVVDALRTLDERGMASAEVRADAVDAYFDDVLEGLRTSVWMGGGCRSWYQDASGAPTVLWPKSMTEYRRMTRRFDAESYELRPAAVGAQREAVTA
- a CDS encoding alpha/beta hydrolase → MSSSSWSGRKRVDGQRLGPLLAALSGPTTPVLHAASKHPLAPVRALLDRTFALVGGPRGHGVDETDLEVSGGGGARIPARLYTPVGIGASAPLLVFTHGGGFVVGSIDSHGRGCRLTAREARCKVLSVGYRKAPENPFPGPLDDAVAAFRWAVMNAHALGVDRQRIAVGGDSAGGNLAAGVCVATAGDDVRPAAAWLVYPFVDADIRSFASGRTFAEGPLLSTACAETMLGQYAPDPSAYADPRLSVLRTQDLDGFPPTYVATAGMDPLRDQGEAFAAKLRDAGVDVEVQRFGDLPHGFALLLVDRHARGATVTAARALRTLLEPRVVTAREEATTA